The genomic interval CACAGACGCGTACGTAAAATCAGACATCGTGTGGAAGTATCAGCaatttgcaaagaaaatagaaaaagaggaaaatgagTACACCATGCATtggctgcatgcatgtacgCACGTATACATGGGCTTGGTTATTGGTTTGCACATGAGTACGTACTACATACTAGCCAACAAGACAGAGAGCAAGGCAGAGCAAGCTAGTTCAGCTAGGAGGCAACACATGCACTGATGCATGCCGAGAGTTTGCGAGCGGTCAACGGTGCATGCGGGCAGGCGCAGCTTCGCTGACGGGCGGGACCGGCGAGGCATGAGGATTTGCGTCGTGCTACCGCGAGTGGAGTGCTCGGTCACTGACGTGCGGGATCAGGCCACCGAGGCGCGAGCGCGTGCATGCGGGCGGAAGCGGATATCCCCGGGTTCGggcgctgacgagcgggcccagGCCGAGACGAGGCATGCGTGCATCCATCTCGGGCGAGAGGAGCTCGTCTGTACCGGACACGTGGAGGCCTCTGGTTGGGGCGCGCGGAATGCAAGTCGTCCCGTGCTCGCGTTGGAGGCTGGATCTTCTGTGTCTCCTGGATCTCCTGTGGCAGATCAGAAAAAGGGCTACGTGGCTCATTCTAGAGCGCCGATTCTAGATCGAGCGGCTGCGAGGACTTAGAGTAGCCGCCAAGTTTtaggggtattttggtctttttccAATGGAGGATTAGCCCTATAAATAGGGAAGGGATGGTTGCTTGAGTAAGCAACTTTGTGATGGAATGAAAAGTGTTTTCGAGAGTCGTTTGTTACTTCAGCTTGTGTTGGTTAGATGTGACAATAACTCTCATGAATTGTTCTTGTTAAGCTTGTAAACCAAGCTTTGTGAactttaaaaatgaaatttgaagtttacttgtgaaatgaaattttatttaccgtatttaaattttacgctTTCCGCATTTAAATTCCTGTCGATATTTCCtactctgttttatttttgatatctccaTTCCTGTCCTCTTATTTTTCACGGAGATATCTTTTTTGGAGTTTTGCGATCGAATTGAAAGTTTGTTCTTTTCAGAGATAGTTACACTTTAGCTATATTCACTCCCCCTCTATAGCCTAATCCGATCTCACAATTTCATCGTCCAGCGTCGGGTGATTTTGGAGGTGTGCCACGTTAGGTTTCATAAAATCGATCAAATCCGGCCGGTTTTCGCTGTTTTTCGATGTTTCAACGCTTCTGGAATCAAATTCCAGTTGAAATTTTCAATGATTTTTGGAAGATTCTAGTATCAAATAGtacatttgatcaaaatacAGTCAAAATCTGtcaaaaatcaatcaaaatttgtagaaaacCATGATACCATCAGGGCTCGAAATCTGGTTGTCGGTTGATAATGTAAACCCCACTATCATATGATGATCTTTCGGGGCAGTGGAGGAAGCTTCAACCCATTGCATGTTGGTATGTTTTCTCGAGATTCTGTAAAGACAGAAAAAGAAGCAAGAAcgacaaacaaaaacaaaacgcTTTTATACACAAATATTTTAGTCTTCAAATAAGAACATTTTACTGCCTTTCCTAGACACAGCAAGCCAGCAACAAAAACCACTTTATTTCCTCCCGATTTACTATTTGTTTtgaacaaactaaaaaaaatatgatgatgTGGATGGCTCTAGCAGACTAGCACCCTCATTCTAGTTCATGTTTCGGTATCATGTGATCAATCTTTCCTGAGTCCTGAGTTCTGGCAGCCTGTGAATCGCGATATCTGACCAAGGATGCCAGCCATTCGGCACGATGCTTCTAACAACTTCCCTACAGTATTTCAAGAGGAAATAACAATAACATTACTACTCCATTATGCAGTGGTCAACACATATAACGACATTATTGTTATAGTACTGATTACTAAAGGGAAACAATTAAAGAATACGAGTCCATTAGTCAAGAAAATTTATGTCATGGTATTACGTTTACCAGACACCCTGTGTAATCAGCATCAGGTGTCAACAAAATCTTAAGATAGGAGAGCAGCTTCAGCTAACTTAGATTCAAAGACATACAAGGACTAAAAGAAAAGCTCACACAATATATCTATGCCAGTTAATGGCACATTAATTCGATGTCAAAATTGCAGACACAACTGAAAAGATAGGTCACAGATTGCATCACCAGCAAGTTACACCGCTAAAATAGACTAaccaaaagtgaaaaaaaaccaaacaacatatttataaataaaaaataatttataaatacgtattcttaataacataaaaatcaacactgaaaaataaactttaacaaaaaacctaaaataaactataaatttaaagttaaaaatttaaattatagctTATAAGCACGACCAGAAGCAAAAAGACGAGAACGCAAGAACTATAAAAGCTAAATGTCAGATCTAGTGAGATCGCTGACCTCTCCGGAGTTTCGTCTTGTCGGTGCTGGTGATGGTCGTGGTAGTCGCCCTCGTGACGCGGGCGGTGGCTGGTTCCGTCTTCGCGGCATCCGGCGGGAACAGCACGGCGTCGATGCCCTGCACGGAGATCCTACCGTCGGCGTAGATGTCCGGGTCAAACAGATACGCcgccccctcgccgcgcccgaacTTGACGGAGCCGTCGGCCTCCCGCGCCACCACCTTGTGCGGCAGCCGCAGCGTGTCGTACCGCACCGCGCCGAACCGCCGCACCGCGTTGTACATGCTCTCCTCGGACTGGTACTCCGGGATCATGTGGTAGTACAGGATGTTCTCCGGCGAGCCGGGCTCGCTGAGCTGGTCCGTGGTGAGGCGCGCCATGGCCTCGTCGTTGGGCGCGAGCACGGTGAGCGTGTACCCCTCGGAGACGAGCTGGGCTacctcggcggcgagcgaggtgAGGTTGACGAGGATGTCGGCGAGCTCGTTGTAGCCGCCGTACTTGAGCAGGCTCTGGATGAAGTCCTTCACCTGGCCTTCGCCGTCGTAGCGGCCACTGGGCTCCGACGCCTGCGCGACGACGGAGGGATCGTCGGGGACGATCGCGTTGGGGGTCGGGAGCACGGCGGAAGCGCTGGGCGGCGGCTTCTCGAGGGGTTGCGTCCTTGGATCCACCTGGGGCGCGGCCGTGGGCGGCATGGCGGAGATGTCGGcgaggctgcggcggcggttgaATTCGTCCTGGACGGAGCGCGGCACGAGGAGGCGCTCGATCCCGTGGATGACGCCATCCGCCCTGACCACCGCGTCCGGGCGCgtgacggcggcagcggcgagctcGACCTCCTCGCCAGAGAGCGTTGGGTGGGAGCCCCCGGGCCAGGATCCGGAGGGGAGCCGCGCGGGGAGGACGTGGAAGAGGAGCAGCGACTGGAGCGACTTGAGGTTCCGCGGCTCGAGCAGGAAGCGCTTGAACTCTGGGTTTAGGCCCAGCTCCAGCGCCTCGTTCCGCGGCGCGAGGATGGTGACGCTGTGCTTGGCGACGGCGTCCTCCAGCGTCGGGAGGAGGAGCGCCTTCTCCACCAGCTCCGCCATCTCCGTGTAGTGCGAGTCCAGCAACGCCACCAGCACCGAGTTGGAGATGATCCCCGCtcccacggcgccggcgccggcggctgtgGCCGTACCAGAGGAGTTGTCGCCTCCGGAGACGGACAATGTGCGTCCCTCCGGCGGCGTCTCCACCGCGGCCGCACGGGCCAGGAGGAGGACGAAGCACACGAATGCGCCGCGGCGCACCGGCGCGCCCATCGCTGAGACGGCTCCAAGCTGCTGCTTCAGTACCGCGCTTCTCGCCGACGAGCTCACCTTGATGCTCTGCGACTGCTAGGTGTCCCCGGCGAATGAAtcgggggaggagaggagacgtAACTAAAATGGAGGGTGGATCTCGCCGGTGTGCGCGCACACAAGGTCGGCACGCCGGAAGCGAGGAAAGGCGTGATGGCCTCGCCGCTGGTTTggccctctctctctgtgcCGCCATGGGCGCCTTGCCATTGCCAGCGAGCAAGCACCGACTCGACTCACACCGGGGGCGTCTGGTTTCCCGCGGGAAGTCTCGCCCTCGCTGCTTGGTTTGATTTTGTTATGCTAGCGCATCCAAAGGCCTCTCCGGCCTGGTTGGTGCGAGGCCGAAACGGTGGGCTTTCGACTTCGCCAGCTGTCTCTGGGCGAAAGGAACcgcatgatattttttaatacatcAGGTGTTTTATCACATTGGTAAGAAATGTTATATTGCTCACGGAAAAATGTTCCGGCAATTAAAACAGCTGAACACCTCTGGAAGATGcttacttaaaaataatttaccacTCACTCTCCGGAGAGTAGTTTGGTATACTCTGCACTAAACAAATTTGCTACTATATAACTTGTTTAGTGCAGAGTAGTAAACACTCCTACTGGgtggtatatttgcaaattaaaaataatttattaataaacttatttgtaaattaaaaataattaaaaataatttataaataaatttttatatatgtgttctttgcaatctaaaatctctaaaatctaagattaaaaaataaactacgataaaaatactccaaattaaaagttgaaaattttaattttggctgATAAGCATAGTCAAAAGCAAAAGTACCTGCTAATTATGGAGATGCCCCAATTTTGGGACCGGGACTAAACCCGGCCTCCAGAACAAACGTACACACCCAATTAGGACCGGTTTAGAGCTAATGAGGGTGCAATTTGATTATTCACAGGTTGAGGCACAA from Oryza brachyantha chromosome 3, ObraRS2, whole genome shotgun sequence carries:
- the LOC102714909 gene encoding fasciclin-like arabinogalactan protein 16 isoform X1 produces the protein MGAPVRRGAFVCFVLLLARAAAVETPPEGRTLSVSGGDNSSGTATAAGAGAVGAGIISNSVLVALLDSHYTEMAELVEKALLLPTLEDAVAKHSVTILAPRNEALELGLNPEFKRFLLEPRNLKSLQSLLLFHVLPARLPSGSWPGGSHPTLSGEEVELAAAAVTRPDAVVRADGVIHGIERLLVPRSVQDEFNRRRSLADISAMPPTAAPQVDPRTQPLEKPPPSASAVLPTPNAIVPDDPSVVAQASEPSGRYDGEGQVKDFIQSLLKYGGYNELADILVNLTSLAAEVAQLVSEGYTLTVLAPNDEAMARLTTDQLSEPGSPENILYYHMIPEYQSEESMYNAVRRFGAVRYDTLRLPHKVVAREADGSVKFGRGEGAAYLFDPDIYADGRISVQGIDAVLFPPDAAKTEPATARVTRATTTTITSTDKTKLRRGKLLEASCRMAGILGQISRFTGCQNSGLRKD
- the LOC102714909 gene encoding fasciclin-like arabinogalactan protein 16 isoform X2 codes for the protein MAELVEKALLLPTLEDAVAKHSVTILAPRNEALELGLNPEFKRFLLEPRNLKSLQSLLLFHVLPARLPSGSWPGGSHPTLSGEEVELAAAAVTRPDAVVRADGVIHGIERLLVPRSVQDEFNRRRSLADISAMPPTAAPQVDPRTQPLEKPPPSASAVLPTPNAIVPDDPSVVAQASEPSGRYDGEGQVKDFIQSLLKYGGYNELADILVNLTSLAAEVAQLVSEGYTLTVLAPNDEAMARLTTDQLSEPGSPENILYYHMIPEYQSEESMYNAVRRFGAVRYDTLRLPHKVVAREADGSVKFGRGEGAAYLFDPDIYADGRISVQGIDAVLFPPDAAKTEPATARVTRATTTTITSTDKTKLRRESRENIPTCNGLKLPPLPRKIII